One segment of Pseudodesulfovibrio sp. 5S69 DNA contains the following:
- a CDS encoding PAS domain-containing sensor histidine kinase, producing MLVVILEILRFFVLALALGLFIRADRSVSYGRRGFLLIKIGILLILFGIFMEITDQLGIPGWGTVADVHVNVYLTKLVGQLAGSFLLLVGLWYWLPSIRTMDEVQEELDRARSELEEHFLARTRELEEEVDRRCKAEAEGRISDERRRILFENSPVGITHGFVGGRFVERNRAYARMLGYDSPEEMAQAQALEGDTFSHVVDPADVERIVSQARQHDPIKPMTVRMRRKDGEIRWIRLDMSMARDHHGRNYYFYAFALDETDRRERAEALARSKRRLRSILESLPVGIFVVDLKTRTLSGANPGALAMSGYAWEELRGSPCRKILCGDATSCPWMPEEDHVIVDESCLVRKDGSRLPVLKNMVASVVDGRKSLVVSLQDISEQKRLEELREDVNRIVVHDLKSPIIGVINGCRLLLLEEESLDAELSGMLHLIEHQAEKALQMIGLSLALYKIEAGTYAYYPEPVAVAEVLREALVNLEGKIADKGLAVSVLLDGSPDRGQEGAVIPANPLLLESMIANLLLNAVEAAPKGGEIAVTLDVGESVVLIIANTGAVPLGMRETFFDKYSTQGKLGGTGLGTYSARLAAGAMGGSVELSVSDEEDRTTLRVTLPAA from the coding sequence GTGCTGGTAGTCATTCTCGAAATCCTGAGATTTTTTGTCCTTGCCTTGGCGTTGGGGCTCTTCATCCGCGCCGACCGTTCCGTATCCTACGGCCGGCGGGGCTTTTTGCTCATCAAGATCGGCATCCTGCTCATCCTGTTCGGCATCTTCATGGAGATCACCGACCAGCTCGGCATCCCCGGTTGGGGCACGGTCGCCGACGTCCACGTGAACGTCTACCTGACCAAGCTCGTGGGCCAACTGGCCGGGTCGTTCCTGCTCCTGGTCGGACTGTGGTATTGGCTGCCTTCCATCCGGACCATGGATGAGGTCCAGGAGGAACTGGACCGGGCCCGGAGCGAGTTGGAGGAGCACTTCCTGGCCCGGACCCGTGAACTGGAGGAGGAGGTCGACCGGCGCTGCAAGGCCGAGGCCGAGGGGCGCATCTCGGACGAACGCCGCCGCATCCTCTTCGAGAACAGCCCGGTGGGCATCACGCACGGCTTCGTGGGCGGGCGGTTTGTGGAGCGCAACCGGGCGTATGCCCGCATGCTCGGCTACGACTCGCCCGAGGAAATGGCCCAGGCCCAGGCCCTGGAGGGCGACACCTTTTCCCATGTCGTGGACCCGGCCGACGTGGAGCGCATCGTCAGCCAGGCCCGGCAGCATGACCCCATCAAGCCGATGACCGTGCGCATGCGGCGCAAGGACGGGGAGATCCGGTGGATCCGCTTGGACATGTCCATGGCCCGCGACCACCACGGCCGGAACTACTATTTCTATGCCTTTGCCCTGGACGAGACCGACCGCCGGGAGCGGGCCGAGGCCCTGGCCCGGTCCAAGCGCCGCCTGCGGAGCATCCTCGAATCCCTGCCCGTGGGCATCTTCGTGGTCGACCTCAAGACGCGCACCCTGTCCGGGGCCAACCCCGGGGCCCTGGCCATGAGCGGCTACGCCTGGGAGGAGCTGCGCGGCTCGCCCTGCCGGAAGATCCTGTGCGGCGACGCCACGTCCTGCCCCTGGATGCCCGAGGAGGACCACGTCATCGTGGACGAGAGCTGCCTGGTCCGCAAGGACGGCAGCCGGCTGCCGGTGCTCAAGAACATGGTCGCCAGCGTGGTGGACGGGCGCAAGAGCCTGGTGGTCAGCCTGCAGGACATCTCCGAGCAGAAACGGCTCGAGGAACTGCGCGAGGACGTGAACCGCATCGTGGTCCATGACCTCAAGTCCCCGATCATCGGCGTGATCAACGGGTGCCGGCTTCTGCTCCTGGAGGAGGAGAGCCTGGACGCCGAGTTGAGCGGGATGCTGCACCTCATCGAACACCAGGCGGAAAAGGCCCTGCAGATGATCGGCCTGTCTCTGGCCCTCTACAAGATCGAGGCCGGGACCTATGCCTACTATCCCGAACCCGTCGCCGTGGCGGAAGTCCTCCGCGAGGCTCTCGTGAACCTGGAAGGCAAGATCGCGGACAAGGGGCTGGCCGTGTCGGTCCTGCTCGACGGGAGCCCGGACCGGGGGCAGGAGGGCGCGGTGATTCCTGCCAATCCGCTCCTGCTGGAGAGCATGATCGCCAATCTGCTGCTCAACGCGGTGGAGGCCGCCCCCAAGGGCGGCGAGATCGCGGTGACCCTGGACGTGGGCGAGTCCGTGGTCCTGATCATCGCCAATACGGGGGCCGTGCCCCTGGGGATGCGCGAGACTTTTTTCGACAAATATTCCACCCAGGGCAAGCTGGGCGGGACCGGCCTGGGGACCTATTCGGCCCGGCTGGCGGCCGGGGCCATGGGCGGGAGCGTCGAGCTGTCGGTCTCCGACGAGGAGGACCGGACCACCCTGCGCGTGACCCTGCCCGCCGCGTGA
- a CDS encoding tRNA (adenine-N1)-methyltransferase → MIESGQLILLISHKGKRYLRKLEAGGEVHTHDGKLLMDDIAAAGFGQYVQTHLGKAYLVLKPTLHDLIKGVKRQTQIMYPKEIGYLMMKLGIGPGSTVIESGTGSGGLTTALAWFVGDTGKVVTYERRADFFKLAGKNLERVGLAHRVEQVNQNIEDGFLHSGADALFLDVRTPWEYLHSIPSAVIPGAMCGFLLPTVNQVSDLLRGLEDGPFADLEVLEILVRRWKPVADRLRPDDRMVAHTGFLVFARYMEPPAAKPRPEAAQAEDLPGVSAPEDGPDETGDLPGVSVQEDGSDETES, encoded by the coding sequence ATGATCGAATCGGGACAACTTATTCTGCTCATCAGCCACAAGGGCAAGCGCTACCTGCGCAAGCTCGAGGCCGGAGGCGAGGTCCACACCCATGACGGCAAGCTGCTCATGGACGACATCGCCGCGGCCGGCTTCGGCCAGTACGTCCAGACCCACCTGGGCAAGGCGTACCTGGTGCTCAAACCGACCCTGCACGACCTGATCAAGGGGGTAAAGCGCCAGACCCAGATCATGTACCCCAAGGAGATCGGCTACCTGATGATGAAGCTGGGCATCGGTCCCGGCTCCACGGTCATCGAGTCCGGCACGGGCTCGGGCGGCCTGACCACGGCGCTGGCCTGGTTCGTGGGCGACACCGGCAAGGTCGTCACCTATGAGCGCCGCGCCGACTTCTTCAAGCTGGCCGGGAAGAACCTGGAACGCGTGGGCCTGGCCCACCGCGTGGAGCAGGTCAACCAGAATATCGAGGACGGCTTCCTGCATTCCGGCGCGGACGCCCTGTTCCTGGACGTGCGCACCCCGTGGGAATATCTCCACTCCATCCCGAGCGCGGTCATCCCCGGCGCCATGTGCGGCTTCCTGCTGCCCACGGTCAACCAGGTGTCCGACCTGCTGCGTGGCCTGGAGGACGGCCCCTTCGCCGACCTGGAGGTCCTGGAGATCCTGGTCCGCCGCTGGAAGCCCGTGGCCGACCGGCTGCGTCCGGACGACCGCATGGTCGCCCACACCGGCTTTCTGGTCTTCGCTCGGTACATGGAGCCGCCCGCGGCCAAGCCCCGGCCCGAGGCCGCTCAGGCCGAGGATCTGCCCGGCGTTTCCGCGCCGGAGGACGGCCCGGACGAGACCGGGGACCTGCCCGGCGTTTCCGTGCAGGAGGACGGCTCGGACGAGACCGAGTCCTGA
- a CDS encoding sensor histidine kinase, with product MRADKPKRNRPLLTSRSISRDLTFSLVVIVMIIATALGGFIYWQQSQEMWATAEKKGEDTISSVAEILAVPIWNLDYDNARLIGSVYTHDDMVQGIRIYGSRNEVVFAHEKFSGAPADFSKVRPIIFEGRTIGRAEIDFTLEREKKRLDEQMFVSIIIIVVSISVILAITGLLLRVFLNKPLRVLQSGIARVAKGDFSYDFGEVYHAELLEIAKRFRRMSIEIEGRENKLQTMNKTLQEAEEKYRSIFENAIEGIFQATPDGVLRRANPAMARIFGYDSLDEFLSNVRSLSSRIMVNPDHMQGFFDRVRDQGEVKRFEAEYYRRDGKTIWGSLNARAIHDEKGNFVFVDGILEDITDRKKAEQDLADLNRHLEQLVRERTEDLVNKARELEEANQRLRELDEMKSAFLSSVSHELRTPLTSILGFAKLLNKEFTRNFLPLVSPDGSLARKGKRIRENLAIISHEGERLTRLINDVLDLNKIESGSMGWRDEELDMNEVIEVAASSVSGMFAQTSLELRTEIEPGLPHIFADRDRMQQVLINLLNNASKFTEKGSVTLRAFPRFGQLRVEVVDTGTGIHPEDQSQIFEKFHQTHTDDTMVNKPKGTGLGLTICREIIEHYGGRIWVESEVGVGSTFIFTLPSME from the coding sequence ATGCGAGCAGACAAACCCAAGAGAAACCGGCCTCTCCTGACCAGCAGGTCCATCTCGCGGGACCTGACCTTCAGCCTGGTGGTCATCGTCATGATCATCGCCACGGCGCTCGGCGGTTTCATCTATTGGCAGCAGTCCCAGGAGATGTGGGCCACGGCCGAGAAGAAGGGCGAGGACACCATCTCCTCGGTGGCCGAGATCCTGGCCGTACCCATCTGGAACCTGGACTACGACAACGCCCGGCTCATCGGCTCGGTCTACACCCACGACGACATGGTCCAGGGCATCCGCATCTACGGTTCGCGCAACGAGGTGGTCTTCGCCCATGAAAAGTTCTCGGGCGCGCCCGCCGATTTCAGCAAGGTCCGGCCCATCATCTTCGAGGGGCGCACCATCGGCCGGGCCGAGATCGACTTCACCCTGGAGCGCGAGAAGAAGCGCCTCGACGAGCAGATGTTCGTGTCCATCATCATCATCGTCGTGTCCATCTCCGTCATCCTGGCCATCACCGGCCTGCTCCTGCGCGTTTTCCTGAACAAGCCGCTCAGGGTCCTCCAGTCCGGCATCGCCCGTGTGGCCAAGGGCGACTTCTCCTACGACTTCGGCGAGGTCTACCACGCCGAGCTGCTGGAGATCGCGAAACGGTTCCGGCGCATGTCCATCGAGATCGAGGGCCGCGAGAACAAGCTCCAGACCATGAACAAGACCCTCCAGGAAGCGGAGGAGAAATACCGGTCCATCTTCGAGAACGCCATCGAGGGCATCTTCCAGGCCACCCCGGACGGCGTACTCCGCCGGGCCAACCCGGCCATGGCCCGTATCTTCGGCTATGACTCTCTGGACGAGTTTTTGTCCAACGTCCGCTCCTTGAGCTCCCGGATCATGGTCAACCCGGACCACATGCAGGGGTTCTTCGACCGGGTCCGCGACCAGGGCGAGGTCAAGCGGTTCGAGGCCGAGTACTACCGCCGCGACGGCAAGACCATCTGGGGCTCGCTCAATGCCCGGGCCATCCACGACGAAAAGGGCAACTTCGTGTTTGTGGACGGCATCCTTGAGGACATCACCGACCGCAAGAAGGCCGAGCAGGACCTGGCCGACCTGAACCGCCACCTGGAGCAGTTGGTGCGCGAGCGCACCGAGGACCTGGTCAACAAGGCCCGCGAGCTTGAGGAGGCCAACCAGCGGCTGCGCGAGCTGGACGAGATGAAGTCGGCCTTCCTGTCCTCGGTCTCCCACGAACTGCGCACGCCCCTGACCTCCATCCTGGGCTTCGCCAAGCTCCTGAACAAGGAGTTCACCCGCAACTTCCTGCCCCTGGTCAGCCCGGACGGCAGCCTCGCGCGCAAGGGCAAGCGCATCCGGGAGAACCTGGCCATCATCAGCCACGAGGGCGAGCGTCTTACCCGGCTGATCAACGACGTGCTCGACCTGAACAAGATCGAGTCCGGCTCCATGGGCTGGCGCGACGAGGAACTGGACATGAACGAGGTCATCGAGGTGGCCGCCAGCTCGGTCTCGGGCATGTTCGCCCAGACCTCGCTTGAGCTGCGCACCGAGATCGAGCCCGGCCTGCCGCACATCTTCGCCGACCGCGACCGCATGCAGCAGGTGCTCATCAACCTGCTCAACAACGCCTCCAAGTTCACGGAAAAGGGCTCGGTCACCCTGCGCGCCTTCCCGCGCTTCGGCCAGCTCCGCGTGGAGGTGGTCGACACCGGCACCGGCATCCACCCCGAGGACCAGTCCCAGATCTTCGAGAAGTTCCACCAGACCCACACCGACGACACCATGGTCAACAAGCCCAAGGGCACCGGCCTGGGCCTGACCATCTGCCGCGAGATCATCGAGCACTACGGTGGCCGCATCTGGGTCGAGTCCGAGGTCGGCGTAGGCTCCACCTTCATCTTTACACTGCCTTCCATGGAGTAG
- a CDS encoding Rne/Rng family ribonuclease, translating to MTKKKRQKMFISVLPGEQVEVVIAEEGKVNEYYVEMVHQAKTKGNIYKGYIHNIDNGLQAAFINYGAERNGFLQIDEVHPEYYVNDVTTKKGQRFPLMQKVLKPGQEVLVQVVKEPTGKKGAFLTSYLSLPGRSFVYTVGRSQIGVSRKIENEKERARLKAALEGFETTEGVGLIARTAAVGQSKAALERDYKYLNRLWTDIRSNAQKVKAPAIVYKELGLAARAVRDYLTLDITEIWVDDKETYEQVHQFVKLAFPRKNNLVRLHEDSDLSLLERFNLTKQVQEIYSREASMPSGGRLVFDATEALTAVDINSGKIGGEKNFQKMALKTNVEAAREIARQLRLRDIGGQVVIDFIEMKNPKDCREVEKVMRAEMKNDRARTDVSRISSFGLMELVRQRLGSSAIAISTEPCPCCKGTGIRRNMEWQALQALKDIHRDLRKPGGEEVEFDCEEELAIYLLNNKRGILADLEKRYNKSIHIDIEYEYDE from the coding sequence ATGACCAAGAAGAAACGGCAGAAGATGTTCATCTCCGTGCTGCCGGGAGAGCAAGTCGAGGTCGTCATCGCCGAAGAGGGCAAGGTCAACGAATACTACGTTGAGATGGTCCACCAGGCCAAGACCAAGGGCAACATCTACAAGGGTTACATCCACAACATCGACAACGGGCTCCAGGCCGCGTTCATCAACTACGGAGCCGAGCGCAACGGCTTTCTGCAGATCGACGAGGTCCACCCGGAATACTACGTCAACGACGTGACCACCAAGAAGGGCCAGCGCTTCCCGCTGATGCAGAAGGTGCTCAAGCCCGGCCAGGAGGTCCTGGTCCAGGTGGTCAAGGAGCCCACCGGCAAGAAGGGGGCGTTTTTGACCTCCTACCTCTCCCTGCCCGGACGCAGCTTCGTTTACACCGTGGGCCGCAGCCAGATCGGGGTCTCGCGCAAGATCGAGAATGAGAAGGAGCGCGCCCGGCTCAAGGCCGCCCTGGAAGGGTTCGAGACCACCGAGGGCGTGGGGCTGATCGCCCGCACCGCCGCCGTGGGCCAGTCCAAGGCCGCCCTGGAGCGCGACTACAAGTATCTGAACCGGCTGTGGACCGACATCCGGTCCAACGCCCAGAAGGTCAAGGCCCCGGCCATCGTCTACAAGGAACTCGGCCTGGCCGCCCGGGCCGTGCGCGACTACCTGACCCTGGACATCACCGAGATCTGGGTGGACGACAAGGAGACCTATGAGCAGGTCCACCAGTTCGTGAAGCTGGCCTTCCCGCGCAAGAACAACCTGGTCCGGCTGCACGAGGACAGCGACCTCTCCCTGCTGGAGCGGTTCAACCTGACCAAGCAGGTCCAGGAGATTTACTCCCGCGAGGCGTCCATGCCCTCGGGCGGACGCCTGGTCTTCGACGCCACCGAGGCCCTGACCGCCGTGGACATCAACTCCGGCAAGATCGGCGGCGAGAAGAATTTCCAGAAGATGGCGCTCAAGACCAACGTGGAGGCCGCCCGCGAGATCGCCCGCCAGCTCCGGCTGCGCGACATCGGCGGCCAGGTGGTCATCGACTTCATCGAGATGAAGAACCCCAAGGACTGCCGCGAGGTGGAGAAGGTCATGCGCGCGGAGATGAAGAACGACCGCGCCCGGACCGACGTCTCGCGCATCTCGTCCTTCGGCCTGATGGAGCTGGTCCGCCAGCGCCTGGGCTCCTCGGCCATCGCCATCTCCACCGAGCCGTGCCCCTGCTGCAAAGGCACCGGCATCCGCCGCAACATGGAATGGCAGGCCCTCCAGGCCCTCAAGGATATCCACCGCGACCTGCGCAAGCCCGGCGGCGAGGAGGTCGAGTTCGACTGCGAGGAAGAACTGGCCATCTACCTGCTGAACAACAAGCGCGGCATCCTGGCCGACCTGGAAAAGCGCTACAACAAGTCCATCCACATCGACATCGAGTACGAATACGACGAGTAG
- a CDS encoding PAS domain S-box protein, which yields MKNRRIIPEEPLRNRVREHAARLRDGDDPVEFWAAFCEEVLAGHPESGRAAPPEADADCPPDPRTSRLHTLFLSLRTPVLLLNADFAVEVMNPAAVELTGARDMEAWSRGDHDPVPLGELAPWLESALEGEGLGAEGVESCRIDVPVVQRHGERHFNVAVSLAADFSDRHNGYAVVLDDITARVEGERQLAGERNRVAHYLDVVGSMVFTLNAAGKVDMVNRTACRVLGYAEEELLGRDWVDTLVPLLQRDEIRDCLYLVLSGQVEEEDERTFQVTTREGFKRMVQWQSQVLTTEGGLPVGMLLSGTDITEQRAIEEALAEKELWLRSTFVALGEAVLILTPEMTILDANPAAEAMFERTQAELQGEPVSGLHVSAGHYDDFLARSKAAFDAEERALFELPLKRRKGEIFPADQSVSLIKGDDGATLGVVNVIRDISDRKYAEAELKRSEEKFRRIFETIEEGYMVTDLEGTVLMVNPATCRLLQYEEPELVGRNIDTLYKGAGERMAFRETLRGKGAVRGLQMTARRKDGTFIVIETNAHQVLNNQNEPVALEGTFRDITRRIEAEKVLRESEKQYRAFFENNHAIMLLSDPKSERIIDANPAAEDFYGYPVEVMRTMNLSQINALDRDAMFTEMRRSMDEGRTYFILRHRLASGEMRDVEVYSGPIMVQGAQRLYSVIHDVTKRIELEQEMKLLATTDALTGANNRHQFFSLGAVEVQRSKRYDLPLTVIMLDIDYFKSINDTYGHAAGDQVLKTLSASVSTLLRGPDIFGRLGGEEFAVILPQTDIGEGTAVAERLRSTLAGLAVEVGAETVTFTVSMGVTQVRAGDQTVEEVLNRADEALYKAKRMGRNRVVRD from the coding sequence TTGAAGAATCGCCGCATCATCCCCGAGGAACCCCTCCGGAACCGCGTCCGGGAGCATGCCGCCCGTCTGCGGGACGGCGATGATCCCGTGGAGTTCTGGGCCGCGTTCTGCGAGGAAGTGCTGGCCGGACACCCGGAATCGGGCCGGGCGGCTCCGCCCGAAGCGGACGCCGACTGTCCCCCGGACCCGCGGACGTCCAGGCTGCACACCCTGTTCCTGAGCCTGCGCACCCCGGTCCTGCTGCTCAACGCCGATTTCGCGGTGGAGGTCATGAACCCCGCGGCCGTCGAGTTGACCGGCGCGCGCGACATGGAGGCGTGGAGCCGGGGCGACCACGACCCCGTGCCCCTGGGCGAACTGGCCCCTTGGCTGGAGAGCGCCCTGGAGGGCGAAGGCCTGGGCGCGGAAGGGGTCGAATCCTGCCGCATCGACGTGCCCGTGGTCCAACGCCACGGCGAGCGCCATTTCAACGTCGCGGTCTCCCTGGCCGCGGATTTTTCCGACCGCCACAACGGCTACGCCGTGGTCCTCGACGACATCACCGCCCGGGTGGAGGGCGAGCGGCAGTTGGCCGGGGAGCGCAATCGGGTGGCCCACTACCTCGACGTGGTCGGGTCCATGGTTTTCACCCTGAATGCCGCCGGCAAGGTCGACATGGTCAACCGCACGGCCTGCCGTGTGCTGGGCTACGCCGAGGAGGAGCTCCTGGGCAGGGACTGGGTGGACACACTGGTTCCCCTGCTCCAGCGGGACGAGATCCGCGATTGCCTGTACCTGGTCCTGTCCGGCCAGGTGGAGGAAGAGGACGAGCGCACCTTCCAGGTAACCACCCGCGAAGGGTTCAAGCGCATGGTCCAGTGGCAGAGCCAGGTCCTGACCACCGAGGGCGGCCTGCCCGTGGGCATGCTCCTCTCGGGCACGGACATCACTGAGCAGCGGGCCATCGAGGAAGCCCTGGCCGAAAAGGAGCTGTGGCTGCGCAGCACCTTCGTGGCCCTGGGCGAGGCCGTGCTCATCCTCACCCCGGAGATGACCATCCTGGACGCCAACCCCGCGGCCGAGGCCATGTTCGAGCGGACCCAGGCAGAGCTCCAGGGGGAGCCCGTCAGCGGGCTGCACGTCAGCGCCGGGCACTACGACGATTTTCTGGCCCGCTCAAAGGCCGCGTTCGACGCCGAGGAGCGCGCCCTGTTCGAGCTCCCGCTCAAGCGGCGCAAGGGCGAGATATTCCCCGCAGACCAGTCGGTCTCGCTGATCAAGGGCGACGACGGGGCCACGCTGGGCGTGGTCAACGTCATCCGCGACATATCGGACCGCAAGTACGCCGAGGCCGAGCTCAAGCGCAGCGAGGAGAAGTTCCGGCGCATCTTCGAGACCATCGAGGAGGGCTACATGGTCACGGACCTGGAAGGGACCGTGCTCATGGTCAACCCGGCCACCTGCCGGCTGCTCCAGTACGAGGAGCCGGAGCTGGTGGGCCGGAACATCGACACCCTGTACAAGGGGGCCGGGGAGCGCATGGCCTTTCGCGAGACCCTCCGGGGCAAGGGGGCCGTCCGGGGGCTCCAGATGACCGCCCGGCGCAAGGACGGGACCTTCATCGTCATCGAGACCAACGCCCACCAGGTCCTCAACAACCAGAACGAACCCGTGGCCTTGGAGGGGACCTTCCGGGACATCACCCGGCGCATCGAGGCCGAAAAGGTCCTGCGCGAGAGCGAGAAGCAGTACCGGGCCTTTTTCGAGAACAACCACGCCATCATGCTCCTGAGCGACCCCAAGTCCGAGCGGATCATCGACGCCAATCCGGCGGCCGAGGACTTCTACGGCTACCCCGTCGAGGTCATGCGGACCATGAACCTGAGCCAGATCAACGCCTTGGACCGGGACGCAATGTTCACGGAGATGCGCCGCTCCATGGACGAGGGACGGACCTATTTCATCCTCCGGCACCGGCTGGCCAGCGGCGAGATGCGGGACGTGGAGGTCTATTCCGGGCCGATCATGGTCCAGGGGGCCCAGCGCCTCTACTCGGTCATCCACGACGTGACCAAGCGCATCGAACTGGAGCAGGAGATGAAGCTGCTGGCCACCACCGACGCCCTGACCGGGGCCAACAACCGCCACCAGTTCTTCTCCCTGGGCGCGGTGGAGGTGCAGCGTTCCAAACGCTACGACCTGCCCCTGACCGTGATCATGCTCGACATCGATTATTTCAAGTCCATCAACGACACCTACGGCCACGCGGCCGGGGACCAGGTGCTCAAGACCCTGTCCGCCTCGGTCTCGACGCTGTTGCGCGGCCCGGACATCTTCGGCCGCCTGGGCGGCGAGGAATTCGCGGTCATCCTGCCCCAGACGGACATCGGGGAGGGGACCGCCGTGGCCGAGCGGCTGCGGTCGACCCTGGCCGGGCTGGCCGTGGAAGTGGGGGCGGAAACCGTGACCTTCACGGTCTCCATGGGCGTGACCCAGGTGCGCGCCGGGGACCAGACCGTGGAAGAGGTCCTGAACCGGGCCGACGAGGCCCTGTACAAGGCCAAACGGATGGGCCGCAACCGGGTGGTGCGCGACTGA
- a CDS encoding RsbRD N-terminal domain-containing protein: MTFESTLAERKAELSQKWAELVLRTYPKETQKVWTRQKDRFQNPVGAAIIEATGALLDHLIEWQDAEGMARSLDKLIRIRAVQDFTPSQAISFVFLLKKLLRDEFFRPMKKDGTLDELLRFEAKVDNLAMMSFDIYSKSRDEVFRFRVEEVKRAQSSLLRKAGLVADVTADKTVD, from the coding sequence ATGACTTTTGAATCCACGTTGGCCGAGCGAAAGGCCGAACTGTCGCAGAAGTGGGCGGAACTGGTCCTCAGGACCTATCCCAAGGAAACCCAAAAAGTCTGGACCCGACAGAAAGATCGATTTCAGAACCCGGTCGGGGCGGCCATCATCGAGGCCACCGGGGCGCTGCTCGATCACTTGATCGAGTGGCAGGATGCGGAGGGCATGGCGCGGAGCCTCGACAAGCTCATCCGCATCCGGGCGGTGCAGGACTTCACCCCCTCCCAGGCCATCAGCTTCGTTTTTCTGCTGAAAAAGCTCCTTCGCGACGAGTTTTTCCGGCCCATGAAAAAGGACGGCACCCTGGATGAGCTGCTCCGGTTCGAGGCCAAGGTGGACAACCTGGCCATGATGTCCTTCGACATCTATAGCAAAAGTCGCGATGAGGTGTTCCGGTTCCGCGTGGAGGAAGTGAAGCGCGCCCAGAGCAGTCTGCTCAGGAAAGCCGGATTAGTTGCGGACGTTACGGCCGATAAAACGGTCGATTAG
- a CDS encoding radical SAM protein: MAYKYVFGPVMSGRLGRSLGLDLLGDRICSMDCVYCEVGATRDRTCERRVYVPAADILKELSLWKEEGLEPPDMITLGGLGEPCLNSEMENVIFGAKRLFPDTPVAVLTNASLMTDPEVRRELCAADVVLPSLDALVEAEFTKVNRPDEAVKPEAVAEGLLAFKNEFKGKIFLEILLAEGINDSDENLGRLKDFCQRLAPDRVDVVTLTRPGTVKGVRPVDGAVLSRWRLALGGGDTRTGERRVRGGKEMSLERMTAAVTASLSRRPQTAQQLAQALGADPDKVRQAVEALEKMGDVTRRDDRGETFYHGTGHVIEE; the protein is encoded by the coding sequence ATGGCATACAAATACGTCTTCGGCCCGGTCATGAGCGGGCGGCTCGGCCGCTCGCTCGGTCTCGACCTGCTCGGGGACCGCATCTGCTCCATGGACTGCGTGTACTGCGAGGTGGGAGCCACCAGGGACCGGACCTGCGAACGCAGGGTGTACGTCCCGGCGGCCGACATCCTCAAGGAGCTCTCCCTGTGGAAGGAGGAGGGGCTGGAACCGCCGGACATGATCACCCTGGGCGGGCTCGGCGAGCCGTGCCTGAACTCGGAGATGGAGAACGTCATCTTCGGGGCGAAGCGGCTTTTTCCCGACACGCCCGTGGCCGTGCTGACCAACGCCAGCCTGATGACCGACCCCGAGGTGCGCCGCGAGCTGTGCGCCGCCGACGTGGTCCTGCCCAGCCTCGACGCCCTGGTGGAAGCGGAATTCACCAAGGTGAACCGGCCCGACGAGGCCGTGAAGCCCGAGGCCGTCGCCGAGGGGCTCCTTGCGTTCAAGAATGAATTCAAGGGAAAGATATTTTTGGAAATTTTGCTTGCCGAAGGAATTAACGATTCCGACGAGAACCTCGGCAGGCTGAAGGATTTTTGCCAGCGGCTTGCTCCCGACCGAGTGGACGTGGTCACCCTGACCCGTCCCGGAACGGTCAAGGGGGTCCGCCCCGTGGACGGGGCGGTTCTAAGCCGATGGCGCCTGGCGCTCGGAGGCGGGGATACCCGCACCGGCGAGCGGCGGGTCCGGGGCGGCAAGGAGATGAGTCTGGAGCGGATGACCGCTGCCGTGACCGCCTCCCTGAGCCGCAGGCCTCAGACCGCGCAACAACTGGCCCAGGCCCTGGGAGCGGACCCCGACAAGGTCCGCCAGGCCGTGGAAGCCCTGGAAAAGATGGGCGACGTAACCCGCCGGGATGACCGGGGGGAGACCTTCTACCACGGAACGGGCCATGTCATCGAAGAATGA
- a CDS encoding substrate-binding periplasmic protein translates to MPHDSPPPRLRPVLLLLLLSLWSCLPAQAFAQDRELRIVTVELGACGRMEEGRPGGFCFELGNALAREAGLASENRLVPLARGVEEMDTGMADMIITPPEGRIAELAEDIGPVKAMTLVAWGRVETPLRDVRDLAGKTVAVLRGSRYERARAKALKYIPFPCKNHELGFKMLMAGRVDAVIGSRQGLAAATDRLGLRRRFLGRPLVLERDFMRVYVSLRVPPSVRARLRKALNRLVEDGTVARLRGRYPL, encoded by the coding sequence ATGCCCCATGATTCGCCCCCTCCCCGCCTGCGACCGGTCCTGTTGTTGCTTCTCCTGTCGCTCTGGTCGTGCCTCCCGGCCCAGGCTTTCGCCCAGGACCGGGAATTGCGCATCGTGACGGTGGAGCTGGGCGCGTGCGGACGCATGGAGGAGGGCCGCCCCGGCGGGTTCTGCTTCGAACTCGGCAACGCCCTGGCGCGCGAAGCCGGGCTCGCATCCGAGAACCGGCTCGTGCCCCTGGCCAGGGGCGTGGAGGAGATGGACACGGGCATGGCCGACATGATCATCACCCCGCCCGAGGGCCGGATCGCCGAACTGGCCGAGGACATCGGTCCGGTCAAGGCCATGACCCTGGTGGCCTGGGGGCGCGTGGAAACGCCCCTGCGCGACGTCCGGGACCTGGCGGGCAAGACCGTGGCCGTGCTCCGGGGCTCGCGGTACGAGCGCGCGCGGGCCAAGGCGCTGAAGTACATCCCCTTTCCGTGCAAGAACCACGAACTCGGCTTCAAGATGCTCATGGCCGGGCGGGTGGACGCCGTGATCGGCTCGCGCCAGGGGCTGGCCGCGGCCACCGACCGGCTCGGCCTGCGCCGCCGCTTCCTGGGCCGGCCGCTGGTCCTGGAGCGGGATTTCATGCGCGTCTACGTCTCCCTGCGCGTGCCGCCGTCCGTGCGCGCCCGCCTGCGCAAGGCGCTGAACCGCCTCGTCGAGGACGGGACCGTGGCCCGGCTGCGGGGCCGGTATCCATTATAA